The proteins below come from a single Mucilaginibacter mali genomic window:
- a CDS encoding alginate lyase family protein: protein MRKHQLTYGLFGMLALLFAGVLFSKCTKKADVAQADQTVKESSSGLKTQALTFVHPGILNTQASLTYIAAAVNNNTDPDRVAAYNLVTAYCDSHSPSNAYQATVDVASSAGTPDETAFKGDALLSYALALRWAKTGNASYANTVKQILDGWANAFQQIVVGGANPNPKQGSLEASWAAPTFCAAAEIIKYFHLPSGATAGWTTAEDNQFKSFLNKLKDNYINVTPSYNNNWNVSAGYAKMAIGIFEDSEAVYNSGLSIVQSMLPLVIASDGSMNGEVCGSHNDYVHFQYSLTGFSYAANLAVIQFGDQSIYNGSSSRLLTGYKYQYKLIQGTVSPPCSPSGSPSGTIWPGIEIADRHYHTTETNYVRNLHDPYGLPGGDVGFLGWTSYTHHNVP from the coding sequence ATGAGAAAACACCAATTGACCTATGGTCTGTTCGGTATGCTGGCGCTATTGTTTGCCGGTGTACTGTTCAGCAAATGCACTAAAAAGGCCGACGTCGCTCAAGCCGATCAAACGGTAAAAGAAAGTTCATCGGGGCTTAAAACACAGGCGCTAACCTTTGTCCATCCCGGCATCCTGAATACCCAGGCCAGCCTCACCTACATTGCCGCCGCGGTGAACAACAATACCGACCCTGACCGTGTAGCCGCCTACAACCTGGTTACCGCCTATTGCGACAGCCACAGCCCCAGCAACGCCTACCAGGCCACGGTTGATGTAGCATCAAGCGCGGGCACGCCGGATGAGACCGCCTTTAAGGGCGACGCGCTACTATCCTACGCGCTGGCCCTGCGCTGGGCTAAAACCGGTAATGCCAGCTATGCCAACACCGTAAAGCAAATTTTAGATGGCTGGGCTAATGCCTTCCAGCAAATTGTAGTGGGTGGCGCCAACCCCAACCCTAAACAGGGCAGTTTAGAGGCATCGTGGGCCGCGCCAACTTTTTGTGCAGCTGCCGAAATTATCAAGTATTTCCACCTGCCCAGTGGAGCTACCGCCGGCTGGACCACCGCCGAGGATAACCAGTTTAAAAGCTTCCTGAACAAGCTGAAGGATAACTATATCAACGTAACTCCCAGCTACAACAACAACTGGAATGTTTCGGCCGGATATGCCAAGATGGCTATCGGTATTTTTGAAGACAGCGAGGCGGTTTACAACAGCGGCTTATCCATTGTGCAAAGCATGCTGCCACTGGTTATTGCTTCGGATGGTTCGATGAATGGCGAAGTTTGCGGTTCGCATAACGATTATGTGCACTTCCAGTACTCACTTACCGGGTTTAGCTACGCGGCTAACCTGGCGGTAATTCAGTTCGGCGATCAGTCGATCTACAACGGCAGCAGCTCGCGCTTACTTACCGGCTACAAGTATCAGTACAAGCTGATCCAGGGCACCGTTTCACCACCATGCTCGCCAAGCGGCAGTCCATCGGGTACGATATGGCCGGGCATCGAGATAGCCGACCGCCACTACCATACCACCGAAACCAATTACGTACGCAACCTGCACGATCCTTATGGTTTGCCTGGCGGCGATGTGGGTTTCCTGGGCTGGACATCGTATACGCACCATAATGTGCCGTGA
- a CDS encoding DUF4403 family protein encodes MKLKLILLAALCATAVLVNSCSTTKPLAPTIVADVDIPKLVQPVSNIEVPITVDLKKYFVQAENSVPNKYADNQQPCEGLRYAYTFTRTPFSITGANNVVNLRFTGAYSIAASYCAKCVTLPGQGAQCVVPTLSAQCGVGEAPRRMEIGFQSTINVSPDYRLTSKTVLYPAPKAIDRCNIVMGQIDVTDRLIQYLIPQLNDLGKQVDAKVAAYNVKPIIEELWKNLASETKVGDVGFVSINPQAVRVSSFNLSGSMLNFSVGLSAKPVVTTVSAAQPLKPVPNLSAYTPANGFNIYLDLQEGYDHLSDMANKQVAGMKTEAAGREFIVDHIKITGAGKQIVMQVDFKGTNTGTIYLVGTPTYDAVKHEISFPDLSFDLQTKSWMLKTAKWMFNGKITDMIRQKATYNLTTFIADSKTRIEKEMSKDMGNGIRSDVSIKDLNIEAIYPTTNRLVVRTLSKGQIKVKVVM; translated from the coding sequence ATGAAGCTTAAACTAATTCTGTTAGCTGCCCTTTGCGCTACAGCTGTACTTGTAAACTCGTGCTCTACCACCAAGCCATTGGCCCCAACCATCGTAGCCGATGTGGATATCCCGAAACTGGTGCAGCCGGTATCAAACATCGAAGTGCCTATCACCGTCGATCTGAAAAAATACTTCGTTCAGGCCGAAAACTCGGTGCCTAACAAATATGCCGATAACCAGCAGCCTTGCGAGGGCCTGCGTTACGCCTATACCTTTACCCGCACGCCGTTCAGTATTACCGGCGCCAACAACGTGGTGAACCTGCGCTTTACCGGCGCGTACAGCATCGCGGCATCGTACTGCGCCAAGTGCGTTACCTTGCCCGGTCAGGGTGCACAATGCGTGGTGCCTACCTTATCGGCCCAATGTGGTGTTGGTGAGGCGCCCCGCCGTATGGAGATCGGCTTTCAATCTACCATCAACGTATCGCCCGATTATCGCCTGACATCAAAAACCGTATTATACCCGGCCCCAAAGGCTATCGACCGCTGCAACATCGTGATGGGCCAGATTGACGTTACCGACCGCCTGATCCAATACCTGATCCCCCAGTTAAACGATCTGGGTAAACAGGTTGACGCCAAAGTGGCTGCCTACAACGTGAAACCCATCATCGAGGAGCTTTGGAAGAACCTGGCATCAGAAACCAAGGTGGGCGATGTGGGTTTCGTATCCATCAACCCACAGGCTGTACGCGTGAGCAGCTTTAACCTGAGCGGCTCGATGCTGAACTTTTCGGTAGGCTTATCGGCTAAGCCGGTGGTAACCACCGTTAGTGCAGCCCAGCCACTGAAACCGGTACCTAACCTATCGGCCTATACCCCGGCCAACGGTTTTAATATTTACCTTGATTTGCAGGAGGGTTACGACCACCTGAGCGATATGGCCAACAAACAGGTAGCCGGCATGAAGACCGAAGCCGCGGGCCGCGAGTTCATCGTCGATCATATCAAGATTACCGGCGCCGGCAAGCAGATTGTAATGCAGGTTGATTTTAAAGGCACCAACACCGGCACCATCTACCTGGTGGGCACTCCAACTTACGATGCCGTTAAGCACGAGATCTCGTTCCCCGATCTGTCGTTCGACTTGCAAACTAAATCGTGGATGCTGAAGACCGCCAAATGGATGTTCAACGGCAAGATCACCGACATGATCCGCCAAAAGGCCACCTATAACCTCACCACCTTTATTGCCGACAGCAAAACCCGCATAGAAAAGGAAATGAGTAAGGATATGGGCAATGGCATCCGGTCGGACGTATCGATAAAAGACCTCAACATCGAAGCCATTTACCCTACCACCAACCGCCTTGTAGTACGTACCCTATCTAAAGGGCAGATAAAAGTGAAAGTGGTGATGTAG
- a CDS encoding SDR family NAD(P)-dependent oxidoreductase, with the protein MDLDLKNKTAFISGSTAGIGYAIAESLLREGASVIINGRTQESVDKAVTDLQPNSNFATVSGIAADFSNPEEVYQLIANLPDVDILVNNAGIFEPKAFGDIPDEDWFRFFDVNVMSGVRLSRHVLPKMLAKNWGRIIFISSESAVFIPNEMIHYGMTKTAQLSVARGLAELTKGTGVTVNSILPGPTKSRGVGDFIEDLARSGNTSAAQVETDFFKNLRPTSLLQRFATVEEVANTVTYYASPLASATNGASIRVEGGLIRSIL; encoded by the coding sequence ATGGATCTGGATCTTAAAAATAAAACCGCCTTTATAAGCGGATCAACCGCCGGCATTGGTTATGCCATAGCCGAAAGCCTGTTGCGCGAGGGCGCTTCGGTAATTATTAATGGCCGCACGCAGGAGAGTGTGGACAAGGCCGTTACCGATCTGCAACCTAACAGCAATTTCGCTACCGTAAGCGGCATCGCGGCCGATTTCTCTAACCCCGAAGAAGTGTATCAACTGATAGCCAACTTACCCGATGTGGATATCCTGGTAAACAACGCCGGTATATTTGAACCCAAAGCTTTTGGCGATATTCCAGACGAAGACTGGTTCCGTTTTTTTGATGTGAACGTAATGAGCGGCGTGCGGCTTTCGCGGCATGTGCTGCCCAAAATGCTGGCGAAGAACTGGGGCCGCATCATCTTCATCTCCAGCGAATCGGCAGTGTTTATCCCCAATGAGATGATCCATTACGGCATGACCAAAACCGCCCAGCTTTCGGTTGCCCGCGGCCTGGCCGAGCTGACCAAAGGCACCGGCGTTACCGTAAACTCCATATTGCCAGGCCCCACCAAATCGCGCGGGGTAGGCGACTTTATCGAAGACCTGGCCCGCAGCGGTAATACATCGGCCGCGCAGGTAGAAACAGATTTCTTTAAAAACCTGCGGCCAACATCGCTGCTGCAACGCTTCGCCACGGTTGAGGAAGTGGCCAATACGGTTACCTATTACGCCAGTCCGCTGGCATCGGCAACCAATGGCGCCTCCATCAGGGTTGAGGGTGGGTTGATCAGGTCGATTTTGTAA
- a CDS encoding sensor histidine kinase, protein MLKKLHDLWLRLIGQPPDFSLESRIYHSISIGVMVLAVFYIPYNIFAGLYVAAFSCVFLSLLFGYQYYRSRMHRHAPSTTLFALTGIFVFSVNYFANSGIHGSTDIIWPSYLLLVFAISPYRQHALWLVVYVVAFIILHLVAYQYPHLVKYPFNIGKGQLIDRLTAFPLPVVAIYIIIKFIRRSYDKERVAAEEKAVAIEARNQQILLQTHQLEQSNAEKNKLMSIISHDMRAPLTHIQGYLELLNSHALESHERPMLEQQLLTATNSTLEMLTNLLQWSRAQMEGSGVHLSAINLLNAIQGTLEMGKTQALKKEISFNYHIDAAITVIADVDMLQLVVRNLVSNAIKFTPIGGIINIDARMVQNECKITVADNGKGIDREKQGKIFSINTEPAFGTNNEKGVGLGLLLCKEFIERQGGRIGFESVFGHGSSFFIYIPLQTNI, encoded by the coding sequence ATGCTAAAAAAACTACACGATCTGTGGCTTCGCCTCATCGGCCAACCGCCCGACTTTTCGTTAGAGAGCCGTATCTATCATTCCATCAGCATCGGTGTAATGGTGCTGGCTGTTTTTTATATCCCCTATAATATTTTTGCGGGGCTTTATGTGGCCGCCTTTTCCTGCGTTTTTCTAAGCCTGCTTTTTGGTTACCAGTACTACCGGTCGCGAATGCACCGGCATGCGCCCAGTACAACTTTATTTGCCTTAACCGGTATTTTCGTGTTTTCGGTCAACTATTTCGCCAACTCGGGCATCCACGGTTCTACCGATATCATTTGGCCGTCGTACCTGCTGCTGGTGTTCGCTATTTCGCCTTACCGTCAGCATGCGCTGTGGCTGGTGGTGTATGTGGTAGCCTTCATCATTCTGCACCTGGTGGCTTACCAGTATCCGCACCTGGTAAAATATCCGTTCAATATAGGCAAGGGCCAACTGATTGACCGGTTAACTGCCTTCCCGCTGCCCGTGGTGGCCATTTATATCATCATCAAATTCATCAGGCGCAGTTATGATAAGGAACGGGTAGCCGCAGAGGAAAAGGCCGTCGCCATTGAAGCCCGTAACCAGCAGATCCTGCTGCAAACCCATCAACTGGAACAAAGCAATGCCGAGAAGAATAAGCTGATGTCTATCATATCGCACGATATGCGGGCACCGCTTACCCACATACAGGGCTATTTGGAGTTACTGAACAGCCACGCGCTGGAAAGCCACGAACGCCCCATGCTGGAGCAACAATTGCTTACCGCCACCAACAGCACTTTAGAAATGCTGACCAACTTGCTGCAATGGTCGCGCGCGCAAATGGAAGGTTCGGGGGTACATCTTTCGGCCATTAACCTGCTTAACGCTATACAGGGCACACTGGAAATGGGGAAAACCCAGGCCCTTAAAAAAGAGATCAGTTTTAACTATCATATCGATGCAGCGATAACCGTAATTGCCGATGTGGATATGCTGCAACTGGTTGTGCGTAACCTGGTGAGTAATGCCATTAAGTTTACCCCCATTGGCGGCATCATTAATATAGATGCCCGGATGGTTCAAAACGAATGCAAAATAACCGTGGCCGATAATGGCAAAGGCATCGACCGGGAAAAACAGGGTAAGATCTTCTCTATAAATACCGAACCGGCCTTTGGAACCAATAACGAGAAAGGCGTGGGCCTGGGCCTGCTGCTCTGCAAGGAGTTTATCGAACGCCAGGGCGGCCGCATCGGCTTTGAGAGCGTATTCGGGCATGGCTCAAGTTTTTTCATTTATATCCCACTGCAAACCAACATTTAA
- a CDS encoding response regulator: protein MCALNIYLVEDNPLIALSLKRMIAGMGHRICGSASNYEKAVADLQTLKPDLVITDIMLESNRTGIDLGRYINRYLHIPFIYQSSVDDDELIFKAHATQPEAYLVKPVIKKHLEEVLEPCLAG, encoded by the coding sequence ATGTGTGCTTTAAATATTTACCTTGTAGAGGATAACCCGCTTATTGCCCTTTCGCTAAAGCGGATGATAGCGGGAATGGGGCACCGCATCTGCGGTTCGGCCAGTAATTATGAGAAGGCGGTGGCCGATCTGCAAACCCTTAAACCCGATTTGGTGATCACGGATATTATGCTGGAAAGCAATCGTACCGGTATTGATCTTGGTCGCTATATCAACCGTTACCTGCATATCCCGTTTATTTACCAATCGTCTGTTGATGATGATGAACTGATATTTAAGGCCCATGCCACCCAGCCCGAGGCTTATTTGGTGAAGCCGGTTATCAAAAAGCATTTAGAGGAGGTGTTGGAACCCTGCCTGGCCGGTTAA
- a CDS encoding pyrophosphohydrolase domain-containing protein: protein MEQPDALNQVAEFHRTFKHPIQPQAAMPSKERAALRVSLLAEELKELQQAIDDNDMVEVADALCDLQYVLSGAILEFGLAGQFKSLFDEVHRSNMSKACKTIEEAEQTVAHYLAKDNTEAHYKELDGLYLVYRTSDNKTLKSIAYSPAALREMMGA, encoded by the coding sequence ATGGAACAGCCCGACGCATTGAACCAGGTAGCCGAATTTCACCGCACCTTTAAACACCCCATACAGCCACAGGCGGCCATGCCCTCCAAGGAACGGGCGGCGTTACGCGTATCCCTGCTGGCCGAAGAATTAAAAGAACTTCAGCAAGCTATCGACGATAATGATATGGTGGAAGTGGCCGATGCCCTGTGCGATCTGCAATACGTGCTCTCGGGTGCGATACTGGAGTTTGGCCTGGCCGGTCAGTTTAAATCCCTTTTTGATGAGGTGCACCGCTCTAACATGAGCAAGGCTTGTAAAACTATCGAGGAAGCCGAGCAAACCGTAGCCCATTACCTGGCCAAGGATAATACCGAAGCCCACTACAAGGAGCTGGACGGCCTGTACCTGGTTTATCGTACCTCTGATAATAAAACTTTAAAATCTATCGCCTATTCGCCTGCTGCCCTGCGGGAAATGATGGGCGCCTAA
- a CDS encoding cupin domain-containing protein, protein MSERRIYNPIQKDSVVFLKTSADTNGEYTLVEVELADGGGVGLHYHKTYSEKFDCLEGEVQIGLGKEIYGLQPGQSATAHPNMRHLFRNRSGKPCKFRVELRPASVGFERSLQIGYGLASDGLCDKKGFPKDRLALAWLFDISESNLPGWMSIFEFILRKQAKKAIAKGTDRALMEKYVRF, encoded by the coding sequence ATGAGCGAACGCAGAATTTACAACCCGATACAAAAGGACAGCGTGGTGTTTTTAAAAACATCGGCCGATACCAATGGCGAATATACTTTGGTTGAAGTTGAACTGGCCGATGGCGGCGGCGTTGGCCTGCACTATCACAAAACCTATAGCGAAAAGTTTGATTGCCTGGAAGGTGAAGTTCAAATAGGCTTAGGTAAGGAGATATACGGCCTGCAACCGGGGCAATCGGCTACGGCACATCCTAATATGCGGCACCTGTTTCGTAACCGCAGCGGCAAGCCCTGCAAATTTCGCGTGGAGCTGAGGCCGGCAAGTGTGGGCTTCGAGCGCTCGCTGCAAATAGGCTACGGACTGGCTTCAGATGGCTTATGTGATAAAAAGGGCTTCCCAAAAGATAGGCTGGCGCTGGCCTGGCTATTCGATATCAGCGAAAGCAACCTGCCCGGCTGGATGAGCATTTTTGAATTTATCCTGCGTAAGCAAGCCAAAAAGGCAATAGCCAAAGGCACCGACCGTGCACTGATGGAAAAGTATGTACGCTTTTAG
- a CDS encoding PfkB family carbohydrate kinase → MYDICCIGHITSDKVVTTQTTLYMPGGTAYYFSCALSNLQTKYLLITALADAQMHYVEQLREDGIEVLVQPSTHTVFFENIYPENQDQRTQRVSKKADTFRQEILQDVEARIFHLGPLLADDISIDVIKTLAAKGRVSLDVQGYLRRVENQQVYATNWPGMAEALPHISILKADVAELQALTGKDTVADGVEVLAGYGVKEIVITNGGQGSQIWSDGVFYDIPAFMPPLSVDATGCGDTYMAGYLFYRTKGMGIQRSGEFAAAMAGLKTATPGAFTGTLQDVEAFMNNR, encoded by the coding sequence ATGTACGATATCTGCTGCATAGGCCACATCACGTCGGACAAGGTGGTTACCACCCAAACCACCCTATATATGCCGGGTGGTACGGCCTATTACTTCTCGTGCGCGCTAAGCAATCTGCAAACCAAATACCTGCTGATAACCGCCCTGGCCGATGCCCAGATGCACTACGTGGAGCAACTGCGCGAAGACGGTATTGAGGTGTTAGTGCAGCCCAGCACGCATACGGTCTTCTTCGAGAATATCTACCCCGAAAACCAGGACCAGCGCACGCAAAGGGTATCTAAAAAAGCAGATACGTTCAGGCAGGAGATCTTGCAGGATGTGGAAGCCCGCATCTTTCACCTTGGCCCCTTACTGGCCGATGATATTTCTATCGATGTAATTAAAACGCTGGCTGCCAAAGGCCGGGTTAGTTTGGATGTACAGGGCTACCTGCGCCGGGTAGAAAACCAGCAGGTTTATGCCACCAACTGGCCCGGTATGGCCGAAGCCCTGCCCCATATCAGTATTTTAAAAGCCGATGTAGCCGAGTTGCAGGCCCTAACCGGTAAAGACACCGTTGCAGATGGTGTTGAAGTATTGGCCGGGTATGGTGTAAAGGAAATAGTGATCACCAACGGTGGCCAGGGTTCGCAAATATGGAGCGATGGTGTTTTTTACGATATCCCCGCTTTTATGCCACCGCTTAGTGTTGATGCTACCGGCTGCGGCGATACCTATATGGCCGGTTACCTGTTCTACCGCACCAAGGGTATGGGGATACAGCGATCGGGCGAGTTTGCCGCTGCTATGGCGGGATTGAAAACCGCCACCCCGGGCGCTTTTACAGGCACTTTGCAGGATGTTGAAGCGTTTATGAACAACCGCTAA
- the ypfJ gene encoding KPN_02809 family neutral zinc metallopeptidase: MQWFGGRESDNVEEGSSSGGGRGLFLGGGALGLIGVLVYLFTGVNVNGLFNSGQPDQSQQQNHKISSANLTTDQRFASVIFASTEDVWTSLFNDMSKTYTSPTLHFFTDGVDAQGCGFASSATGPFYCPADRKVYIDLAFFDELSNRFQSPGEAAKAYVIAHEVGHHVQNLLGLSAKVDAARQQLSQTEFNKLSVKLELQADFYAGVWAHYVQQARSKGVVINRADIDSALTAAHAIGDDRLQQQSTGHIEPDSFTHGTSAQRAYWFKKGFDTGDVRQGNTFGKREEDSL; encoded by the coding sequence ATGCAATGGTTCGGCGGACGCGAAAGCGATAATGTAGAAGAAGGCAGCAGCAGCGGCGGTGGCCGCGGCTTATTCCTTGGCGGTGGGGCACTGGGCCTCATCGGGGTGCTTGTTTACCTGTTCACAGGCGTGAATGTGAACGGCCTTTTCAACAGCGGGCAGCCCGACCAATCGCAGCAGCAGAACCATAAGATAAGCAGCGCCAACCTTACTACCGACCAGCGCTTTGCCAGTGTGATTTTTGCCAGTACCGAAGATGTGTGGACCAGCCTTTTTAACGATATGAGTAAAACCTATACTTCGCCCACCCTACACTTTTTTACCGACGGTGTTGATGCCCAGGGCTGCGGCTTTGCCAGTTCGGCAACGGGGCCGTTCTACTGCCCGGCCGACCGTAAGGTATACATCGACCTGGCTTTTTTCGACGAGCTGAGCAACCGCTTCCAGTCGCCGGGCGAAGCGGCCAAGGCCTATGTAATAGCCCACGAAGTTGGTCACCACGTGCAAAACCTGCTGGGGCTAAGCGCCAAGGTTGATGCCGCCCGCCAGCAGCTAAGCCAAACCGAGTTCAATAAGCTATCGGTAAAGCTAGAGCTACAGGCCGATTTTTATGCCGGCGTATGGGCACACTACGTGCAGCAGGCGCGCAGCAAAGGCGTGGTAATTAACCGTGCCGATATAGACAGCGCCCTTACCGCCGCCCATGCCATTGGCGACGACCGCCTGCAACAGCAAAGCACTGGACATATTGAACCCGACAGCTTTACCCACGGCACCAGCGCCCAACGCGCCTACTGGTTCAAAAAAGGTTTCGATACCGGCGACGTGCGGCAGGGTAATACTTTTGGTAAGCGCGAAGAGGATAGCCTATAA
- a CDS encoding N-acetylmuramoyl-L-alanine amidase, whose amino-acid sequence MKKTYPLYFCLATVALLSACSPKGPYAVTNKVYTHQKDSLLLLAKSEQAPLIVDSTGTQVPTDWVGTVNFGIRKPNYVIIHYTAQDSLGQTIKTFTVKHSAVSAHYVVAKSGKIVHMVNDYLRANQAGVGKWGSITDMNSCSIGIEIDNNGAEPYPDVQIKSLLALLAKLKKDYGIPQANFIGHQDWAPKRKPDPGPLFPWKVMAAHGFSFWSDEVLELAPDNYDYITALRLIGYDTSTPKDAIVAFKRHFVQSDITPTMTQLDLNILYNISKKYQ is encoded by the coding sequence ATGAAAAAAACTTACCCCTTATATTTTTGCCTGGCTACGGTTGCCTTACTATCGGCTTGCTCACCTAAAGGCCCTTACGCGGTTACCAATAAGGTTTATACCCATCAAAAAGATTCGCTGCTGCTGCTGGCCAAATCAGAACAGGCCCCGCTTATTGTGGATAGCACCGGCACGCAGGTGCCTACCGATTGGGTGGGCACCGTAAACTTCGGCATCCGCAAACCTAACTACGTTATTATCCATTATACTGCGCAGGATAGCCTGGGGCAAACCATCAAAACATTTACGGTGAAGCATTCGGCCGTAAGCGCCCATTACGTGGTGGCCAAAAGCGGTAAGATCGTGCACATGGTGAATGATTACCTGCGTGCCAACCAGGCCGGCGTAGGCAAATGGGGTAGCATTACCGATATGAACAGCTGCTCGATCGGTATCGAGATAGATAATAACGGAGCCGAACCATATCCTGATGTGCAGATCAAAAGTCTGCTGGCTTTATTGGCTAAGCTAAAAAAAGATTACGGCATTCCGCAGGCTAATTTTATCGGTCACCAGGACTGGGCGCCGAAACGTAAGCCCGATCCCGGTCCGCTATTCCCGTGGAAGGTGATGGCCGCCCACGGCTTCAGCTTTTGGAGCGATGAAGTGCTGGAGCTTGCCCCCGACAACTATGATTATATCACCGCCCTGCGTTTGATAGGCTATGATACCAGTACCCCTAAAGATGCTATCGTAGCGTTTAAGCGCCATTTTGTGCAAAGCGATATTACACCAACGATGACACAGTTGGATTTGAATATCCTGTATAATATCAGTAAGAAATATCAATAG